The following are encoded together in the Ranitomeya imitator isolate aRanImi1 chromosome 4, aRanImi1.pri, whole genome shotgun sequence genome:
- the KDM5A gene encoding lysine-specific demethylase 5A isoform X3 — protein MAAYSEFVPPPECPVFEPSWEEFSDPLSFIGRIRPIAERTGICKIRPPKDWQPPFACDVKSFGFTPRVQRLNELEAMTRVKLDFLDQLAKFWELQGSTLRIPVVDRRLLDLYALSKVVSSEGGFDIISKEKKWSKVGSRLGYVSGKGTGSLLKTHYERILYPYELFQSGISLMGIQKPSLNVEEKVEVAEPCEDTKDSTRTEKMNVPLKRSKRIKSEELVEISKSPEVKKIHAFGAAPRVIGVGDSVKDRADEFLKKRKTSKLDAFGMQMRQRKGALSVNFVDLYICLFCGRGDCEEKLLLCDGCDDSYHTFCLIPPLPEVPKGDWRCPKCIAEECSKPREAFGFEQAVREYTLQSFGEMADNFKSDYFNMPVHMVPTELVEKEFWRLVSSIEEDVIVEYGADISSRDFGSGFPTLDGRRKLTPDEEQDYAQCGWNLNNMPVLDQSVLTHINVDISGMKVPWLYVGMCFSSFCWHIEDHWSYSINYLHWGEPKTWYGVPSHAAEQLEDVMRELAPELFETQPDLLHQLVTIMNPNILMEHGVPVYRTNQCAGEFVVTFPRAYHSGFNQGYNFAEAVNFCTADWLPIGRQCVNHYRRLRRHCVFSHEELIFKMAADPECLDVGLAATVCKEMAVMIEDESRMRDNAVQMGIEQSEEEVFELVPDDERQCASCRTTCFLSALTCSCSSDRLVCLHHVEELCDCPVQSKCLRYRYSLEDFPALLYGVKLRAQSYDTWVGRVTDALTASLNHKKDIIELKVMMEDAEDRKFPENDLYRRLRDAVKEAETCASVAQLLLAKKQKHSKLSQDSGKTRTKLTMEELKAFVQQLFSLPCIITQARQVKNLLDDVEEFHERAQEAMSDEIPDSSKLQALIDMGSNLYVELPELPRLKQELLQARWLDEVRQTLADPHKVTLDVMKKLIDSGVGLAPHHAVEKAMAELQELLTVSERWEEKAKACLQARPQHSVPSLEGILAEAKNIQAYLPNVLALKEALQRAKDWTSKVEAIQSGSHYAYLEHLECLLSKGRPIPVRLDALPQLESQVAASRAWRERTGRTFLKKNSSYTLLQVLSPRSDIGVYGSGRNKRKKVKALLEEKDLDLDSLSELEELQEDARDAASVVALFKDLEHKEVDSMRSLRASNLAKMAMVDRIEEVRFCICRKAASGFMLQCELCKDWFHSTCVPLPKTSSQKKGANWQSKEVKFLCTQCMRSRRPRLETILSLLVSLQKLPVRLPEGEALQCLTERAMSWQDRARQALATQELSCALAKLSVLSQRMVEQAAREKTEKIISAELQKAAANPDLQGHLPIFQQGSFSRGMSSVASSPQPPLDYDDEETDSDEDIRETYGYDVKVASSMDTGSVKSSSSFEPNLFCDEEIPIKSEEVVSHMWTTPSFCAEHAYSSASKSCMQTSGAPRKQPRKTPLVPRSLEPPVLELSPGAKCQLEELMMLGDLLEVSLDETQHIWRILQATHPPSEERFLHVMEDDSLDEKPLKLKSRDSSEKKRKRKLERAELLFEGKQRSKELKKLDKTKKKKLKLGHDKAKELSKLAKRLAKEEERKRKKEKAAAAKVELGKEINEKKREKKVLDIPSKYDWSGAEDSDDENAICAAQNCQRPCKDKVDWVQCDGGCDEWFHQVCVGVSSEMAENEDYICTNCTRKRVPGLCPPCPPCPPTLTFTPGFPLPTIEVKQEVS, from the exons ATGGCTGCGTACAGCGAGTTTGTGCCCCCTCCGGAGTGCCCGGTGTTCGAGCCGAGCTGGGAAGAATTCTCCGACCCCCTGAGCTTCATCGGACGCATCCGACCCATCGCTGAGAGGACGGGAATATGCAAAATCCGCCCCCCCAAG GACTGGCAGCCGCCCTTCGCCTGCGATGTGAAAAGCTTTGGTTTCACTCCCCGGGTGCAGCGTCTGAACGAGCTGGAG GCCATGACCCGCGTGAAGCTCGACTTCCTAGATCAGCTGGCCAAGTTctgggagctgcagggatccacgctCCGGATCCCAGTGGTGGATCGCCGGCTGTTGGATCTGTATGCACTGAGCAAG GTGGTCTCCAGTGAAGGGGGGTTCGACATAATCAGCAAGGAGAAGAAATGGTCAAAAGTGGGCAGCCGCCTGGGGTACGTGTCCGGGAAGGGCACGGGGTCTCTCCTAAAGACGCACTATGAGCGGATCCTCTACCCCTACGAGCTCTTCCAGTCGGGGATCAGCCTCATG GGCATCCAGAAACCAAGCTTGAATGTTGAGGAGAAGGTGGAGGTGGCAGAACCTTGTGAGGACACCAAAGACTCTACGAGGACCGAGAAGATGAACGTCCCCCTGAAGAGGTCAAAGCGGATCAAGTCTGAG GAGTTGGTGGAGATCAGTAAAAGTCCAGAGGTGAAGAAGATTCACGCCTTCGGAGCAGCTCCCAGGGTGATCGGAGTCGGCGACAGCGTTAAAGACAGAGCAG ATGAATTTTTGAAGAAGAGGAAGACTTCAAAGCTGGACGCTTTCGGGATGCAGATGAGGCAGCGGAAGGGGGCTCTGTCTGTCAATTTC GTGGACCTCTACATATGCCTGTTCTGCGGCCGGGGGGACTGCGAGGAGAAGTTGCTGCTGTGTGACGGCTGTGATGACAGTTACCACACTTTCTGCCTCATTCCGCCGCTCCCAGAGGTCCCGAAAGGAGACTGGCGCTGCCCGAAATGTATCGCGGAG GAGTGCAGCAAGCCTCGGGAGGCCTTCGGATTTGAGCAGGCCGTCAGGGAATATACACTGCAGAGCTTCGGAGAGATGGCCGACAACTTCAAGTCTGACTACTTCAATATGCCTGTGCAC ATGGTGCCCACCGAGCTGGTGGAGAAGGAGTTTTGGCGCCTGGTGAGCTCCATAGAGGAGGACGTGATCGTGGAGTACGGAGCCGATATTTCCTCCAGAGATTTTGGAAGCGGCTTCCCGACACTCGATGGTCGGAGGAAACTCACACCCGATGAAGAG CAGGATTACGCCCAGTGCGGCTGGAACCTGAATAACATGCCGGTCCTGGATCAGTCGGTCCTCACCCACATCAATGTGGACATCTCCGGCATGAAGGTGCCCTGGCTCTACGTGGGCATGTGCTTCTCCTCGTTCTGCTGGCACATCGAGGACCACTGGAGTTACTCCATTAATTACCTGCACTG GGGAGAACCTAAGACATGGTACGGGGTCCCCTCTCACGCTGCCGAGCAGCTGGAGGACGTCATGAGGGAACTGGCGCCGGAACTATTCGAGACGCAGCCTGACCTTTTACACCAGTTGGTCACCATCATGAACCCCAACATCCTGATGGAGCATGGCGTGCCA GTTTACAGGACGAACCAATGTGCGGGGGAGTTTGTGGTCACCTTCCCCCGAGCGTATCACTCCGGCTTCAACCAAGGATACAACTTTGCGGAGGCTGTGAATTTCTGCACAGCGGACTGG cttCCCATTGGCCGTCAGTGTGTGAATCATTATCGCAGGCTGAGACGGCACTGCGTGTTTTCTCACGAGGAGCTCATCTTCAAGATGGCCGCAGACCCCGAGTGTTTGGATGTCGGCCTGGCAGCCACCGTGTGCAAGGAGATGGCGGTGATGATTGAGGATGAGAGCAGGATGCGGGACAACGCCGTGCAGATG GGGATCGAGCAGTCAGAAGAAGAAGTGTTCGAGCTCGTTCCAGATGATGAGCGGCAGTGCGCCTCCTGCAGGACAACTTGCTTCTTGTCCGCCCTGacctgcagctgcagctctgacCGGCTCGTCTGCCTGCATCATGTGGAGGagctgtgtgactgccctgtgcagAGCAAGTGTCTCAG GTACCGATATTCTCTTGAGGATTTCCCGGCTCTGTTGTACGGGGTGAAGCTGCGCGCTCAGTCCTACGACACATGGGTTGGCCGGGTGACGGACGCTCTGACCGCAAGCCTGAACCACAAGAAAG ACATCATCGAGTTGAAGGTTATGATGGAAGACGCTGAGGACAGGAAGTTCCCAGAGAACGATCTTTACCGAAGGCTCCGAGACGCCGTGAAAGAGGCTGAGACCTGCGCCTCCGTGGCTCAGCTGCTCCTAGCCAAAAAGCAGAAGCACAG TAAGCTGAGCCAAGACTCTGGGAAAACTCGCACCAAGCTCACCATGGAGGAGCTGAAGGCCTTCGTCCAGCAGCTGTTCAGCCTGCCGTGCATCATCACCCAGGCTCGGCAGGTGAAG AACCTGCTGGATGACGTGGAGGAATTCCACGAGCGCGCCCAGGAGGCCATGTCTGACGAGATCCCAGACTCCAGCAAGCTACAAGCTCTCATAGACATGGGATCCAACCTGTATGTAGAGCTTCCGGAGCTGCCACGACTGAAACAAGAGCTGCTGCAAGCGCGGTGGCTGGATGAGGTGCGCCAGACTCTCGCCGACCCCCATAAAGTCACTCTGGATGTGATGAAGAAGTTGATCGATTCAGGGGTGGGACTGGCCCCTCACCACGCCGTAGAGAAAGCAATGGCCGAACTTCAGGAGTTGCTCACAGTGTCCGAGAGGTGGGAAGAGAAAGCGAAAGCCTGTCTGCAGGCGAG GCCGCAGCACAGCGTGCCCAGCCTCGAGGGCATCCTAGCCGAGGCGAAGAACATCCAGGCCTATCTGCCCAACGTGCTGGCGCTGAAGGAGGCTCTGCAGAGGGCCAAGGACTGGACCTCCAAAGTGGAAGCCATTCAG AGCGGCAGTCACTACGCCTACCTGGAGCACCTGGAGTGCCTGCTGAGCAAGGGCCGGCCGATCCCTGTGCGCCTAGATGCCCTCCCGCAGCTGGAGTCCCAGGTCGCAGCATCGCGAGCCTGGAGGGAGCGCACCGGCCGGACCTTCCTGAAGAAGAACTCCAGCTACACCTTACTGCAG GTCCTCAGCCCCCGCAGTGACATCGGCGTTTACGGCAGCGGGCGGAATAAAAGGAAGAAGGTGAAGGCGCTGCTGGAGGAGAAGGACCTGGACCTGGACTCTCTGAGCGAACTGGAGGAGCTGCAGGAAGATGCTCGGGACGCGGCCTCTGTG GTCGCATTATTTAAGGATCTGGAGCACAAGGAGGTGGATTCCATGCGCTCCTTGCGGGCCAGTAATCTGGCCAAGATGGCCATGGTGGATCGTATTGAGGAGGTTCGGTTCTGCATATGCCGCAAAGCCGCCAGCGGTTTCATGCTGCAGTGCGAGCTGTGCAAGGACTGGTTCCACAGCACGTGCGTGCCCCTGCCCAAAACCAGCTCCCAGAAAAAAGGCGCCAACTGGCAGTCCAAGGAGGTGAAGTTCCTGTGCACGCAGTGTATGCGATCCCGCCGGCCGCGACTGGAGACCATCCTGTCGCTTCTGGTATCACTACAGAAACTGCCGGTGCGGCTGCCGGAGGGCGAAGCGTTGCAGTGCCTGACGGAACGCGCCATGAGTTGGCAGGACCGAGCACGGCAAGCGCTGGCCACACAAGAACTGTCTTGTGCCCTGGCCAAACTATCTGTGCTGAGCCAGCGGATGGTGGAGCAGGCGGCACGGGAGAAGACGGAGAAGATCATCAGTGCCGAGCTGCAGAAAGCTGCCGCCAATCCCGACCTGCAG GGTCACCTGCCCATATTCCAGCAAGGCTCCTTCAGTCGGGGGATGTCCAGCGTGGCGTCGTCTCCACAACCTCCTCTAGACTACGACGATGAGGAGACCGACTCCGACGAGGACATCAGGGAGACATACGGTTATGATGTAAAGGTAGCGAGCAGCATG GACACCGGCAGCGTGAAGTCGTCCAGCAGCTTCGAGCCCAACCTGTTCTGTGACGAGGAGATTCCCATCAAGTCGGAAGAAGTCGTCAGTCACATGTGGACCACCCCATCCTTCTGTGCGGAGCATGCGTACTCCTCTGCCTCCAAGAGCTGCATGCAGA CTTCAGGAGCTCCTCGAAAGCAACCGAGGAAGACCCCTCTGGTGCCTCGTAGCCTGGAGCCTCCTGTACTAGAGCTGTCTCCCGGTGCAAAGTGTCAGCTCGAAGAGCTGATGATGTTGGGAGATCTTCTGGAAGTTTCTCTGGATGAGACGCAGCATATCTGGCGGATACTACAGGCAACACATCCACCATCGGAGGAGCGCTTCCTGCATGTCATGGAG GATGACAGCCTGGACGAGAAGCCGCTGAAACTGAAAAGTCGTGATTCTTCTGAGAAGAAGCGCAAACGGAAGTTGGAGCGGGCAGAGCTGCTGTTCGAGGGAAAGCAACGGTCCAAGGAGCTGAAGAAACTGGACAAGACCAAAAAGAAGAAGCTGAAACTGGGACACGACAAGGCCAAGGAGCTCAGCAAGCTCGCCAAGAGGCTGGCCAAGGAGGAGGAGCGCAAGAGGAAGAAGGAGAAGGCTGCGGCCGCCAAAGTGGAGCTCGGCAAAGAGATCAACGAGAAGAAGCGAGAGAAGAAGGTGCTTGACATCCCCTCCAAGTACGACTGGTCGGGAGCAGAAGACTCTGACGACGAGAACGCCATATGTGCGGCTCAGAACTGTCAGCGCCCCTGCAAGGACAAG GTGGACTGGGTGCAGTGCGACGGTGGCTGTGACGAGTGGTTTCACCAGGTCTGTGTCGGTGTCTCTTCCGAAATGGCCGAGAACGAGGATTACATCTGCACGAACTGTACCAGAAAGCGAGTCCCCGGACTGTGCCCGCCCTGCCCTCCTTGCCCACCCACTTTGACTTTCACCCCCGGATTCCCTTTGCCCACCATTGAGGTGAAGCAGGAGGTCAGCTAG
- the KDM5A gene encoding lysine-specific demethylase 5A isoform X4, with translation MAAYSEFVPPPECPVFEPSWEEFSDPLSFIGRIRPIAERTGICKIRPPKDWQPPFACDVKSFGFTPRVQRLNELEAMTRVKLDFLDQLAKFWELQGSTLRIPVVDRRLLDLYALSKVVSSEGGFDIISKEKKWSKVGSRLGYVSGKGTGSLLKTHYERILYPYELFQSGISLMGIQKPSLNVEEKVEVAEPCEDTKDSTRTEKMNVPLKRSKRIKSEELVEISKSPEVKKIHAFGAAPRVIGVGDSVKDRADEFLKKRKTSKLDAFGMQMRQRKGALSVNFVDLYICLFCGRGDCEEKLLLCDGCDDSYHTFCLIPPLPEVPKGDWRCPKCIAEECSKPREAFGFEQAVREYTLQSFGEMADNFKSDYFNMPVHMVPTELVEKEFWRLVSSIEEDVIVEYGADISSRDFGSGFPTLDGRRKLTPDEEDYAQCGWNLNNMPVLDQSVLTHINVDISGMKVPWLYVGMCFSSFCWHIEDHWSYSINYLHWGEPKTWYGVPSHAAEQLEDVMRELAPELFETQPDLLHQLVTIMNPNILMEHGVPVYRTNQCAGEFVVTFPRAYHSGFNQGYNFAEAVNFCTADWLPIGRQCVNHYRRLRRHCVFSHEELIFKMAADPECLDVGLAATVCKEMAVMIEDESRMRDNAVQMGIEQSEEEVFELVPDDERQCASCRTTCFLSALTCSCSSDRLVCLHHVEELCDCPVQSKCLRYRYSLEDFPALLYGVKLRAQSYDTWVGRVTDALTASLNHKKDIIELKVMMEDAEDRKFPENDLYRRLRDAVKEAETCASVAQLLLAKKQKHSKLSQDSGKTRTKLTMEELKAFVQQLFSLPCIITQARQVKNLLDDVEEFHERAQEAMSDEIPDSSKLQALIDMGSNLYVELPELPRLKQELLQARWLDEVRQTLADPHKVTLDVMKKLIDSGVGLAPHHAVEKAMAELQELLTVSERWEEKAKACLQARPQHSVPSLEGILAEAKNIQAYLPNVLALKEALQRAKDWTSKVEAIQSGSHYAYLEHLECLLSKGRPIPVRLDALPQLESQVAASRAWRERTGRTFLKKNSSYTLLQVLSPRSDIGVYGSGRNKRKKVKALLEEKDLDLDSLSELEELQEDARDAASVVALFKDLEHKEVDSMRSLRASNLAKMAMVDRIEEVRFCICRKAASGFMLQCELCKDWFHSTCVPLPKTSSQKKGANWQSKEVKFLCTQCMRSRRPRLETILSLLVSLQKLPVRLPEGEALQCLTERAMSWQDRARQALATQELSCALAKLSVLSQRMVEQAAREKTEKIISAELQKAAANPDLQGHLPIFQQGSFSRGMSSVASSPQPPLDYDDEETDSDEDIRETYGYDVKVASSMDTGSVKSSSSFEPNLFCDEEIPIKSEEVVSHMWTTPSFCAEHAYSSASKSCMQTSGAPRKQPRKTPLVPRSLEPPVLELSPGAKCQLEELMMLGDLLEVSLDETQHIWRILQATHPPSEERFLHVMEDDSLDEKPLKLKSRDSSEKKRKRKLERAELLFEGKQRSKELKKLDKTKKKKLKLGHDKAKELSKLAKRLAKEEERKRKKEKAAAAKVELGKEINEKKREKKVLDIPSKYDWSGAEDSDDENAICAAQNCQRPCKDKVDWVQCDGGCDEWFHQVCVGVSSEMAENEDYICTNCTRKRVPGLCPPCPPCPPTLTFTPGFPLPTIEVKQEVS, from the exons ATGGCTGCGTACAGCGAGTTTGTGCCCCCTCCGGAGTGCCCGGTGTTCGAGCCGAGCTGGGAAGAATTCTCCGACCCCCTGAGCTTCATCGGACGCATCCGACCCATCGCTGAGAGGACGGGAATATGCAAAATCCGCCCCCCCAAG GACTGGCAGCCGCCCTTCGCCTGCGATGTGAAAAGCTTTGGTTTCACTCCCCGGGTGCAGCGTCTGAACGAGCTGGAG GCCATGACCCGCGTGAAGCTCGACTTCCTAGATCAGCTGGCCAAGTTctgggagctgcagggatccacgctCCGGATCCCAGTGGTGGATCGCCGGCTGTTGGATCTGTATGCACTGAGCAAG GTGGTCTCCAGTGAAGGGGGGTTCGACATAATCAGCAAGGAGAAGAAATGGTCAAAAGTGGGCAGCCGCCTGGGGTACGTGTCCGGGAAGGGCACGGGGTCTCTCCTAAAGACGCACTATGAGCGGATCCTCTACCCCTACGAGCTCTTCCAGTCGGGGATCAGCCTCATG GGCATCCAGAAACCAAGCTTGAATGTTGAGGAGAAGGTGGAGGTGGCAGAACCTTGTGAGGACACCAAAGACTCTACGAGGACCGAGAAGATGAACGTCCCCCTGAAGAGGTCAAAGCGGATCAAGTCTGAG GAGTTGGTGGAGATCAGTAAAAGTCCAGAGGTGAAGAAGATTCACGCCTTCGGAGCAGCTCCCAGGGTGATCGGAGTCGGCGACAGCGTTAAAGACAGAGCAG ATGAATTTTTGAAGAAGAGGAAGACTTCAAAGCTGGACGCTTTCGGGATGCAGATGAGGCAGCGGAAGGGGGCTCTGTCTGTCAATTTC GTGGACCTCTACATATGCCTGTTCTGCGGCCGGGGGGACTGCGAGGAGAAGTTGCTGCTGTGTGACGGCTGTGATGACAGTTACCACACTTTCTGCCTCATTCCGCCGCTCCCAGAGGTCCCGAAAGGAGACTGGCGCTGCCCGAAATGTATCGCGGAG GAGTGCAGCAAGCCTCGGGAGGCCTTCGGATTTGAGCAGGCCGTCAGGGAATATACACTGCAGAGCTTCGGAGAGATGGCCGACAACTTCAAGTCTGACTACTTCAATATGCCTGTGCAC ATGGTGCCCACCGAGCTGGTGGAGAAGGAGTTTTGGCGCCTGGTGAGCTCCATAGAGGAGGACGTGATCGTGGAGTACGGAGCCGATATTTCCTCCAGAGATTTTGGAAGCGGCTTCCCGACACTCGATGGTCGGAGGAAACTCACACCCGATGAAGAG GATTACGCCCAGTGCGGCTGGAACCTGAATAACATGCCGGTCCTGGATCAGTCGGTCCTCACCCACATCAATGTGGACATCTCCGGCATGAAGGTGCCCTGGCTCTACGTGGGCATGTGCTTCTCCTCGTTCTGCTGGCACATCGAGGACCACTGGAGTTACTCCATTAATTACCTGCACTG GGGAGAACCTAAGACATGGTACGGGGTCCCCTCTCACGCTGCCGAGCAGCTGGAGGACGTCATGAGGGAACTGGCGCCGGAACTATTCGAGACGCAGCCTGACCTTTTACACCAGTTGGTCACCATCATGAACCCCAACATCCTGATGGAGCATGGCGTGCCA GTTTACAGGACGAACCAATGTGCGGGGGAGTTTGTGGTCACCTTCCCCCGAGCGTATCACTCCGGCTTCAACCAAGGATACAACTTTGCGGAGGCTGTGAATTTCTGCACAGCGGACTGG cttCCCATTGGCCGTCAGTGTGTGAATCATTATCGCAGGCTGAGACGGCACTGCGTGTTTTCTCACGAGGAGCTCATCTTCAAGATGGCCGCAGACCCCGAGTGTTTGGATGTCGGCCTGGCAGCCACCGTGTGCAAGGAGATGGCGGTGATGATTGAGGATGAGAGCAGGATGCGGGACAACGCCGTGCAGATG GGGATCGAGCAGTCAGAAGAAGAAGTGTTCGAGCTCGTTCCAGATGATGAGCGGCAGTGCGCCTCCTGCAGGACAACTTGCTTCTTGTCCGCCCTGacctgcagctgcagctctgacCGGCTCGTCTGCCTGCATCATGTGGAGGagctgtgtgactgccctgtgcagAGCAAGTGTCTCAG GTACCGATATTCTCTTGAGGATTTCCCGGCTCTGTTGTACGGGGTGAAGCTGCGCGCTCAGTCCTACGACACATGGGTTGGCCGGGTGACGGACGCTCTGACCGCAAGCCTGAACCACAAGAAAG ACATCATCGAGTTGAAGGTTATGATGGAAGACGCTGAGGACAGGAAGTTCCCAGAGAACGATCTTTACCGAAGGCTCCGAGACGCCGTGAAAGAGGCTGAGACCTGCGCCTCCGTGGCTCAGCTGCTCCTAGCCAAAAAGCAGAAGCACAG TAAGCTGAGCCAAGACTCTGGGAAAACTCGCACCAAGCTCACCATGGAGGAGCTGAAGGCCTTCGTCCAGCAGCTGTTCAGCCTGCCGTGCATCATCACCCAGGCTCGGCAGGTGAAG AACCTGCTGGATGACGTGGAGGAATTCCACGAGCGCGCCCAGGAGGCCATGTCTGACGAGATCCCAGACTCCAGCAAGCTACAAGCTCTCATAGACATGGGATCCAACCTGTATGTAGAGCTTCCGGAGCTGCCACGACTGAAACAAGAGCTGCTGCAAGCGCGGTGGCTGGATGAGGTGCGCCAGACTCTCGCCGACCCCCATAAAGTCACTCTGGATGTGATGAAGAAGTTGATCGATTCAGGGGTGGGACTGGCCCCTCACCACGCCGTAGAGAAAGCAATGGCCGAACTTCAGGAGTTGCTCACAGTGTCCGAGAGGTGGGAAGAGAAAGCGAAAGCCTGTCTGCAGGCGAG GCCGCAGCACAGCGTGCCCAGCCTCGAGGGCATCCTAGCCGAGGCGAAGAACATCCAGGCCTATCTGCCCAACGTGCTGGCGCTGAAGGAGGCTCTGCAGAGGGCCAAGGACTGGACCTCCAAAGTGGAAGCCATTCAG AGCGGCAGTCACTACGCCTACCTGGAGCACCTGGAGTGCCTGCTGAGCAAGGGCCGGCCGATCCCTGTGCGCCTAGATGCCCTCCCGCAGCTGGAGTCCCAGGTCGCAGCATCGCGAGCCTGGAGGGAGCGCACCGGCCGGACCTTCCTGAAGAAGAACTCCAGCTACACCTTACTGCAG GTCCTCAGCCCCCGCAGTGACATCGGCGTTTACGGCAGCGGGCGGAATAAAAGGAAGAAGGTGAAGGCGCTGCTGGAGGAGAAGGACCTGGACCTGGACTCTCTGAGCGAACTGGAGGAGCTGCAGGAAGATGCTCGGGACGCGGCCTCTGTG GTCGCATTATTTAAGGATCTGGAGCACAAGGAGGTGGATTCCATGCGCTCCTTGCGGGCCAGTAATCTGGCCAAGATGGCCATGGTGGATCGTATTGAGGAGGTTCGGTTCTGCATATGCCGCAAAGCCGCCAGCGGTTTCATGCTGCAGTGCGAGCTGTGCAAGGACTGGTTCCACAGCACGTGCGTGCCCCTGCCCAAAACCAGCTCCCAGAAAAAAGGCGCCAACTGGCAGTCCAAGGAGGTGAAGTTCCTGTGCACGCAGTGTATGCGATCCCGCCGGCCGCGACTGGAGACCATCCTGTCGCTTCTGGTATCACTACAGAAACTGCCGGTGCGGCTGCCGGAGGGCGAAGCGTTGCAGTGCCTGACGGAACGCGCCATGAGTTGGCAGGACCGAGCACGGCAAGCGCTGGCCACACAAGAACTGTCTTGTGCCCTGGCCAAACTATCTGTGCTGAGCCAGCGGATGGTGGAGCAGGCGGCACGGGAGAAGACGGAGAAGATCATCAGTGCCGAGCTGCAGAAAGCTGCCGCCAATCCCGACCTGCAG GGTCACCTGCCCATATTCCAGCAAGGCTCCTTCAGTCGGGGGATGTCCAGCGTGGCGTCGTCTCCACAACCTCCTCTAGACTACGACGATGAGGAGACCGACTCCGACGAGGACATCAGGGAGACATACGGTTATGATGTAAAGGTAGCGAGCAGCATG GACACCGGCAGCGTGAAGTCGTCCAGCAGCTTCGAGCCCAACCTGTTCTGTGACGAGGAGATTCCCATCAAGTCGGAAGAAGTCGTCAGTCACATGTGGACCACCCCATCCTTCTGTGCGGAGCATGCGTACTCCTCTGCCTCCAAGAGCTGCATGCAGA CTTCAGGAGCTCCTCGAAAGCAACCGAGGAAGACCCCTCTGGTGCCTCGTAGCCTGGAGCCTCCTGTACTAGAGCTGTCTCCCGGTGCAAAGTGTCAGCTCGAAGAGCTGATGATGTTGGGAGATCTTCTGGAAGTTTCTCTGGATGAGACGCAGCATATCTGGCGGATACTACAGGCAACACATCCACCATCGGAGGAGCGCTTCCTGCATGTCATGGAG GATGACAGCCTGGACGAGAAGCCGCTGAAACTGAAAAGTCGTGATTCTTCTGAGAAGAAGCGCAAACGGAAGTTGGAGCGGGCAGAGCTGCTGTTCGAGGGAAAGCAACGGTCCAAGGAGCTGAAGAAACTGGACAAGACCAAAAAGAAGAAGCTGAAACTGGGACACGACAAGGCCAAGGAGCTCAGCAAGCTCGCCAAGAGGCTGGCCAAGGAGGAGGAGCGCAAGAGGAAGAAGGAGAAGGCTGCGGCCGCCAAAGTGGAGCTCGGCAAAGAGATCAACGAGAAGAAGCGAGAGAAGAAGGTGCTTGACATCCCCTCCAAGTACGACTGGTCGGGAGCAGAAGACTCTGACGACGAGAACGCCATATGTGCGGCTCAGAACTGTCAGCGCCCCTGCAAGGACAAG GTGGACTGGGTGCAGTGCGACGGTGGCTGTGACGAGTGGTTTCACCAGGTCTGTGTCGGTGTCTCTTCCGAAATGGCCGAGAACGAGGATTACATCTGCACGAACTGTACCAGAAAGCGAGTCCCCGGACTGTGCCCGCCCTGCCCTCCTTGCCCACCCACTTTGACTTTCACCCCCGGATTCCCTTTGCCCACCATTGAGGTGAAGCAGGAGGTCAGCTAG